The following are from one region of the Pectobacterium actinidiae genome:
- a CDS encoding EamA family transporter, translating into MSSWLIYALLSAVCAALVAIFGKIGLQNLDANTATAIRAVIMALFLVGVVVAQGKLALVGEIVANKKALLFIVLSGVAGALSWLFYFVALKNGNVAQVAPIDKLSVVFAVVLAVILLGEKISLMAGAGVALISVGALLVALG; encoded by the coding sequence ATGAGTAGTTGGTTAATTTACGCTTTACTGTCTGCTGTGTGCGCCGCGCTGGTCGCGATATTTGGCAAGATTGGTTTGCAGAATTTGGACGCCAATACGGCGACCGCGATTCGTGCCGTCATCATGGCACTTTTTCTGGTGGGCGTGGTGGTCGCGCAAGGTAAGCTGGCGCTGGTCGGGGAGATTGTCGCCAATAAGAAAGCGCTGTTGTTCATTGTGCTCAGCGGTGTTGCAGGTGCGCTATCGTGGCTGTTTTATTTTGTCGCGTTGAAGAACGGTAACGTCGCTCAGGTCGCACCGATCGATAAGCTCAGCGTGGTCTTCGCCGTCGTGCTGGCGGTCATACTGCTGGGAGAAAAAATTTCGCTGATGGCAGGAGCTGGCGTTGCGCTGATTTCCGTGGGAGCGTTGTTGGTCGCGTTGGGATAA
- the ybfE gene encoding LexA regulated protein, producing the protein MAKEQTDRTTLDLFADERRPGRPKTNPLTRDEQLRINKRNQLRRDKVRGLRRVELKINSDAVDILNSLAEERNISRSELIEEMLLAQLAEQQT; encoded by the coding sequence ATGGCAAAAGAACAAACGGATCGCACCACACTGGATCTGTTCGCAGACGAGCGTCGTCCGGGCCGCCCCAAGACCAACCCGCTCACGCGTGACGAACAACTAAGAATCAACAAGCGTAATCAACTACGTCGCGATAAAGTTCGTGGCTTGCGTCGTGTTGAATTAAAGATTAACAGCGACGCCGTCGATATCCTGAACAGCCTTGCTGAAGAGCGGAACATTAGCCGCAGTGAATTGATTGAAGAGATGCTGCTGGCACAGTTGGCCGAACAACAGACCTGA
- the fur gene encoding ferric iron uptake transcriptional regulator, with protein sequence MTDNNTALKKAGLKVTLPRLKILEVLQDPVCHHVSAEDLYKKLIDMGEEIGLATVYRVLNQFDDAGIVTRHNFEGGKSVFELTQQHHHDHLICLDCGKVIEFRDESIEARQREIAERHGIKLSNHSLYLYGHCSEGDCREDETLHDSTR encoded by the coding sequence ATGACTGACAACAACACCGCATTAAAGAAGGCCGGCCTGAAAGTCACTCTTCCAAGACTGAAAATACTGGAAGTGTTACAGGACCCTGTCTGCCATCACGTCAGTGCGGAAGATTTATATAAGAAACTGATTGATATGGGCGAAGAGATTGGTCTTGCTACCGTCTATCGCGTACTCAACCAGTTTGATGATGCGGGTATCGTCACTCGTCATAACTTCGAAGGTGGAAAATCCGTCTTTGAATTGACGCAGCAGCATCATCACGATCACTTAATTTGCCTCGACTGTGGCAAAGTCATTGAATTCCGCGATGAGTCTATCGAAGCGCGTCAGCGTGAGATCGCAGAAAGACACGGCATCAAACTGTCCAACCACAGTCTGTATCTCTATGGGCATTGCAGTGAAGGGGATTGCCGAGAGGATGAAACCCTGCACGATTCCACGCGATAA
- the fldA gene encoding flavodoxin FldA has protein sequence MALIGIFFGSDTGNTENIAKTIQQQLGTNVADVHDIAKSSKEDLEGFDILLLGIPTWYYGEAQCDWDDFFPSLEEVDFTGKLVALFGCGDQEDYAEYFCDAMGTIRDIIEPRGATIVGHWPTEGYYFEASKGLADDNHFIGLAIDEDRQPELTSERVTTWVNQISDELNLKELVG, from the coding sequence ATGGCACTCATCGGAATATTTTTTGGCAGTGATACTGGCAACACTGAAAACATCGCCAAAACGATTCAACAGCAGTTAGGCACCAACGTTGCTGATGTTCATGACATCGCTAAAAGCAGCAAAGAAGATCTCGAAGGTTTCGATATTCTGCTGCTGGGTATTCCAACCTGGTATTACGGTGAAGCTCAGTGCGATTGGGATGACTTCTTCCCGTCGTTGGAAGAAGTGGATTTCACAGGAAAATTGGTTGCTCTGTTTGGCTGCGGCGATCAGGAAGACTATGCAGAATACTTCTGTGATGCCATGGGCACCATCCGTGACATTATTGAGCCACGCGGCGCGACGATTGTCGGTCACTGGCCAACAGAGGGCTATTACTTTGAAGCCTCTAAAGGACTCGCCGACGACAATCACTTCATCGGCTTGGCTATCGATGAAGATCGTCAGCCTGAACTGACCAGCGAACGCGTGACAACGTGGGTGAACCAGATCAGCGATGAGCTGAACCTGAAAGAGCTGGTTGGCTAA
- the glnS gene encoding glutamine--tRNA ligase, whose product MSEAEARPTNFIRQIIDEDLASGKHEHIQTRFPPEPNGYLHIGHAKSICLNFGIARDYQGQCNLRFDDTNPVKEDIEYVESIKRDVEWLGFSWSGDVRYSSDYFDQLHAYAVELISKGLAYVDELTPEQIREYRGTLTAPGKNSPYRDRTVQENLALFEKMRNGGFAEGTACLRAKIDMASSFIVMRDPVLYRIKFADHHQTGNKWCIYPMYDFTHCISDALEGITHSLCTLEFQDNRRLYDWVLDNITIPCHPRQYEFSRLNLEYAIMSKRKLNQLVVENVVEGWDDPRMPTISGLRRRGYSASSIREFCVRIGVTKQDNNVEMAALESCIRDDLNENAPRAMAVLDPVKVVIENLPAEHEEFVAMPNHPNKPEMGSRQVAFSREVYIDRADFREEANKQYKRLVLGKEVRLRNAYVIKAERIDKDEQGTITTIYCSYDAETLSKDPADGRKVKGVIHWVSAAHAVPAEFRLYDRLFSVANPGAAEDFLSTINPDSLKITQGFVEASLTQAEVEKAYQFEREGYFCADRVYSSAEHLVFNRTVGLRDTWVG is encoded by the coding sequence ATGAGTGAGGCTGAAGCCCGCCCAACCAACTTTATCCGTCAGATTATCGATGAAGATCTGGCGTCCGGTAAACATGAGCATATTCAGACGCGTTTCCCGCCAGAGCCGAACGGCTATCTGCATATTGGGCATGCAAAATCTATTTGCCTGAATTTTGGTATCGCGCGTGACTATCAGGGGCAATGCAACCTGCGTTTTGACGACACCAATCCGGTAAAAGAAGATATCGAGTACGTTGAGTCGATCAAACGTGACGTCGAGTGGCTGGGTTTTTCATGGAGCGGCGACGTTCGTTATTCTTCTGATTATTTCGATCAACTACATGCCTATGCGGTTGAATTGATTAGTAAAGGGCTGGCTTACGTCGATGAGCTGACGCCTGAGCAGATTCGTGAATACCGTGGTACGCTGACGGCACCAGGCAAAAACAGCCCTTATCGCGACCGTACCGTGCAAGAAAACCTGGCGCTGTTTGAAAAAATGCGCAACGGCGGGTTTGCGGAAGGGACGGCCTGTTTACGTGCAAAAATCGATATGGCATCGTCTTTTATCGTGATGCGCGATCCGGTGTTGTATCGTATTAAATTTGCCGATCATCACCAGACGGGCAACAAGTGGTGCATCTATCCGATGTATGACTTCACCCACTGCATTTCCGATGCGCTGGAAGGGATCACGCATTCACTGTGTACGCTGGAATTCCAGGATAACCGCCGTCTATATGACTGGGTGCTGGATAACATCACTATTCCTTGCCACCCGCGTCAGTACGAATTCTCCCGCCTTAATCTCGAATACGCGATTATGTCCAAGCGTAAGCTGAATCAGCTGGTTGTGGAAAACGTCGTTGAAGGATGGGACGATCCGCGTATGCCGACCATCTCTGGTCTGCGCCGTCGTGGTTACAGCGCGTCATCTATCCGTGAGTTTTGTGTGCGTATCGGCGTAACGAAGCAGGATAACAACGTGGAAATGGCCGCGCTAGAGTCCTGTATTCGTGATGACCTGAATGAGAATGCTCCACGTGCAATGGCGGTGTTGGATCCGGTCAAAGTCGTAATCGAGAATTTGCCAGCTGAGCACGAAGAATTTGTCGCGATGCCAAACCATCCGAACAAGCCGGAAATGGGCTCACGTCAGGTCGCATTCAGCCGCGAAGTTTACATCGATCGCGCTGACTTCCGCGAAGAGGCCAACAAACAGTACAAGCGTCTGGTGCTGGGTAAAGAAGTGCGTCTGCGTAATGCCTATGTGATCAAAGCTGAGCGTATTGATAAAGATGAGCAGGGCACCATCACTACGATCTACTGTAGCTATGATGCGGAAACGCTGAGCAAAGATCCGGCTGACGGCCGTAAAGTGAAAGGTGTTATCCACTGGGTTTCTGCGGCACACGCGGTACCAGCAGAATTCCGCTTGTACGATCGCCTGTTCAGTGTGGCAAATCCAGGGGCGGCGGAGGATTTCCTGTCGACGATTAATCCAGATTCACTGAAAATTACGCAAGGCTTTGTGGAAGCGAGCCTGACGCAGGCGGAAGTAGAGAAAGCGTATCAGTTTGAGCGCGAAGGCTATTTCTGTGCGGACCGCGTTTACTCCAGTGCCGAGCATTTGGTGTTTAACCGTACGGTTGGACTGCGAGATACCTGGGTAGGCTAA
- the nagB gene encoding glucosamine-6-phosphate deaminase gives MRLIPLTTAADVGKWAARHIVEKINAFKPSAERPFILGLPTGSSPLEAYKSLVAMHKAGLVSFKYVITFNMDEYVGLPTDHPESYHTFMHQNFFNHVDIPRENINLLNGNAEDTTAECRRYEEKIKSYGKIHLFMGGVGNDGHIAFNEPASSLASRTRIKTLTEETRIANSRFFGGDVSLVPKFALTVGVGTLLDAEEVMILVTGRNKAQALQAAVEGNVNHMWTISCLQLHAKAIMVCDEPSTMELKVKTVKYFRELETESMKNI, from the coding sequence ATGAGACTCATTCCCTTAACTACCGCCGCCGACGTCGGAAAATGGGCCGCCCGCCACATCGTTGAGAAGATTAACGCTTTCAAACCCAGCGCAGAGCGCCCTTTTATTCTGGGATTACCGACAGGCAGTTCGCCGCTAGAGGCCTACAAATCGCTGGTCGCCATGCACAAAGCAGGACTGGTGAGCTTCAAATACGTCATCACCTTCAATATGGATGAATATGTTGGTCTGCCGACCGATCATCCAGAAAGCTATCATACCTTCATGCATCAGAATTTTTTCAATCACGTTGATATTCCGCGTGAAAACATTAACCTGTTGAACGGCAACGCAGAAGACACCACAGCAGAATGTCGCCGCTATGAAGAGAAAATAAAGTCCTACGGGAAAATTCATCTTTTCATGGGCGGCGTGGGCAACGATGGACATATCGCCTTCAATGAACCCGCCTCCTCTCTGGCTTCCCGCACACGCATCAAAACGTTGACAGAAGAAACTCGTATCGCGAACTCTCGTTTCTTTGGCGGGGACGTCAGTCTGGTGCCTAAATTTGCGCTGACCGTTGGCGTTGGTACGTTGCTGGATGCCGAAGAAGTGATGATTCTGGTGACTGGTCGTAACAAGGCGCAGGCGCTACAGGCAGCGGTAGAAGGCAATGTTAACCATATGTGGACCATCAGCTGTCTGCAACTTCATGCCAAAGCCATCATGGTTTGTGACGAGCCTTCAACAATGGAGCTGAAGGTAAAAACCGTTAAATACTTCCGTGAATTAGAAACGGAAAGTATGAAAAATATCTAA
- a CDS encoding methyl-accepting chemotaxis protein yields MKLIKNIAIRTAMLWVLGIFCILWGGVSIYTMFSFKEMTATSKTSTLLVQNMNFINQGNDQYFRMVTRLARAVDARRSGDNATADKEQASALVALDKLKSDLVAFNAIDHAGLDAALVQAVSRDWDNLVTQGVEPLYQKAAANALDDYQNQAKNVVPPLSRQFGASLSAFSKASAEKFDAAGVRFEQITTIGQNILLSGLVIGLIMLFLTDRYLVVCLVRPLNDLRYHFSVIASGHLGKPILDFGNNCVGRLFPLLREMQGSLASTVSTIRNSTDSIYQGASEIAAGNNDLSSRTEEQASALEETAASMEQLTATVKQNAENANHASQLALQASTTAKKGGEIVENVVKTMAEISGSSRRIAEITTVINGIAFQTNILALNAAVEAARAGEQGRGFAVVAGEVRSLAQRSAQAAKEIEGLISESVRCVDTGSNLVSDAGDTMQDIVRAVTNVTDIMGEIASASEEQSKGIAQVGQAVAEMDSVTQQNAALVEQASSAALSLEEQAALLNQTVSLFQLSETQSGLQVAAKPVQKAPAIAPRAAKALPPSNDNWEKF; encoded by the coding sequence ATGAAACTTATAAAAAATATTGCTATCAGAACCGCTATGCTATGGGTGCTGGGCATTTTTTGTATTCTCTGGGGGGGCGTATCGATATATACCATGTTCTCTTTTAAGGAGATGACGGCGACCTCGAAAACCAGCACCTTGCTGGTTCAGAACATGAATTTTATCAACCAGGGTAACGATCAATATTTCCGTATGGTAACCCGTCTGGCGCGTGCAGTTGACGCTCGTCGCAGCGGTGATAATGCCACCGCAGATAAAGAGCAGGCTTCTGCACTTGTCGCGCTGGATAAACTGAAGTCTGATTTGGTGGCGTTTAATGCTATCGATCATGCAGGTTTGGATGCTGCGCTGGTACAGGCCGTTAGCCGTGATTGGGATAATCTGGTTACCCAAGGCGTTGAACCACTTTACCAGAAGGCCGCTGCCAATGCGCTGGATGACTACCAAAATCAGGCCAAAAACGTTGTGCCGCCATTGAGCCGTCAGTTTGGCGCTTCTCTCTCCGCATTCAGTAAAGCCAGCGCGGAAAAATTCGATGCGGCGGGTGTCCGTTTTGAACAAATCACCACGATTGGACAGAACATTTTGCTGAGCGGGTTGGTTATCGGCCTGATCATGCTGTTCCTGACCGACCGCTATCTGGTGGTGTGTCTGGTTCGTCCGTTAAATGACCTGCGCTATCACTTTAGCGTGATTGCTTCCGGCCACCTGGGCAAGCCAATCCTGGACTTCGGTAACAACTGCGTGGGTCGCCTGTTCCCTCTGCTGCGTGAAATGCAGGGGAGTTTAGCCAGCACGGTTAGCACGATCAGAAACAGCACGGATTCCATCTATCAGGGCGCTTCTGAAATTGCCGCAGGCAACAACGATCTGTCTTCACGTACCGAAGAGCAGGCTTCCGCGTTGGAAGAAACCGCAGCGAGCATGGAGCAACTGACGGCGACGGTGAAACAGAATGCCGAAAACGCCAACCATGCCAGCCAACTGGCATTACAAGCCTCTACAACGGCGAAGAAGGGCGGTGAAATCGTTGAGAACGTGGTGAAAACCATGGCGGAAATCTCCGGCAGCTCAAGAAGAATCGCAGAAATCACCACTGTGATTAATGGCATTGCGTTCCAGACCAACATTCTGGCGTTGAACGCGGCGGTAGAAGCCGCGCGTGCAGGCGAGCAAGGGCGTGGGTTTGCTGTCGTAGCGGGTGAAGTACGCAGTCTGGCGCAGCGCAGTGCGCAGGCGGCGAAAGAGATTGAAGGGCTGATTTCTGAGTCTGTTCGCTGTGTAGATACCGGTTCCAATCTGGTTAGCGACGCGGGTGACACCATGCAGGATATCGTCCGTGCGGTGACTAACGTGACGGATATCATGGGTGAAATTGCCTCTGCCTCGGAAGAGCAGAGCAAAGGGATTGCGCAGGTTGGTCAGGCTGTGGCGGAAATGGACAGCGTAACGCAGCAAAACGCCGCGTTGGTTGAACAGGCCTCTTCGGCAGCCTTGTCGCTGGAAGAGCAGGCGGCGCTGTTGAACCAGACTGTGTCGCTGTTCCAACTGTCCGAGACGCAGTCAGGGCTGCAAGTGGCGGCAAAGCCGGTGCAGAAAGCGCCAGCGATTGCACCGCGTGCAGCCAAAGCACTGCCACCCAGTAACGACAACTGGGAAAAATTCTAA
- the seqA gene encoding replication initiation negative regulator SeqA translates to MKTIEVDEELYRYIASHTQHIGESASDILRRMLKFTAGQPVTAPAVEATATAMSQPAAAPSPRDRVRTLRELLLSDEYAEQNKAINRFMLVLSTLYTLSPQEFAAATESLHGRTRVYFAGDQQTLLQHGTHTKPKHIPGTPYWVITNTNTGRKRSMVEHIMLTMQFPAELTEKVCGTI, encoded by the coding sequence ATGAAAACTATTGAAGTCGACGAAGAGCTTTATCGTTATATTGCCAGCCACACACAGCATATTGGTGAGAGCGCATCGGATATTTTACGGCGCATGCTGAAATTTACCGCTGGGCAGCCTGTCACCGCACCTGCGGTAGAGGCGACGGCAACGGCGATGTCTCAACCTGCCGCTGCACCGAGCCCGCGCGATCGGGTACGAACCCTGCGTGAGCTGCTGCTGTCGGATGAATACGCTGAACAGAATAAAGCCATCAATCGCTTTATGCTGGTTCTGTCCACGCTGTATACCTTATCGCCGCAGGAGTTTGCTGCCGCGACAGAATCCCTTCATGGCCGCACCCGCGTCTATTTCGCGGGCGACCAGCAAACGTTGCTTCAGCATGGCACACACACCAAGCCCAAACATATTCCGGGCACGCCATACTGGGTGATCACCAACACGAATACCGGTCGTAAACGTAGCATGGTTGAGCACATTATGCTGACGATGCAGTTCCCAGCGGAACTGACAGAAAAAGTGTGCGGAACCATCTAA
- the ybfF gene encoding esterase, whose product MKLNHRWQNAHQPTDKLPVVLIHGLFGTLDNLGVLGRDLQNTHDILQIDLRNHGLSPRSSQMNYPAMAQDVLALLDELNIERAIVIGHSMGGKVAMALSALIPERLDKLVAIDIAPVDYQVRRHDTIFTALRAVTEAGLTSRTEAAALMRQHIKEDGVIQFLLKSFQQGEWRFNVPVLWDEYENIVGWQEVPAWQGPILFIRGGDSPYLDDSYRDSLLRQFPAARAHVVSGAGHWVHSEKPDAVLRAIHRFLDTN is encoded by the coding sequence ATGAAATTGAATCATCGCTGGCAAAATGCGCACCAGCCCACAGATAAGCTCCCTGTCGTCCTGATTCATGGCCTGTTTGGCACATTAGATAACCTTGGCGTATTGGGCCGGGATTTGCAAAACACGCATGATATTCTGCAAATCGATTTACGCAATCACGGTTTGTCGCCACGTTCATCGCAAATGAACTACCCTGCGATGGCGCAGGATGTGCTGGCATTACTGGATGAACTGAATATCGAACGCGCTATCGTTATTGGACATTCGATGGGCGGAAAAGTCGCCATGGCGCTCAGCGCACTCATTCCCGAGCGGCTGGACAAGCTGGTTGCCATTGATATCGCGCCGGTGGATTATCAGGTGCGTCGCCACGACACGATTTTCACCGCGCTGCGTGCCGTAACGGAAGCTGGCCTGACATCACGCACGGAAGCGGCAGCATTAATGCGACAACATATAAAAGAAGACGGCGTGATTCAGTTTTTGCTGAAATCCTTCCAACAGGGAGAGTGGCGTTTTAACGTACCTGTTTTGTGGGATGAGTACGAAAACATCGTCGGCTGGCAAGAGGTTCCGGCCTGGCAAGGGCCAATCCTGTTCATTCGCGGCGGCGATTCTCCCTATCTCGACGATAGCTACCGCGATTCGCTATTGCGTCAATTCCCGGCGGCGCGTGCCCATGTGGTCAGCGGTGCTGGACACTGGGTTCACTCAGAAAAGCCCGATGCAGTTTTGCGTGCAATCCATCGTTTTCTGGACACGAATTAA
- the nagE gene encoding N-acetylglucosamine-specific PTS transporter subunit IIBC, with amino-acid sequence MSTLSYLQKVGRALMVPVATLPAAAILMGIGYWIDPVGWGSENALAALLIKSGEAIIGHMAVLFAVGVAYGMSKDKDGAAALTGFVGYLVLTTLCSPAVVAMIQRIPVEQVPAAFGKIENQFIGILVGVMSAELYNRFSQVELPKALSFFSGRRLVPILVSFLMILVAFILMYVWPVIYNALVAFGEHIQQLGSVGAGVYAFFNRLLIPVGLHHALNSVFWFDVAGINDIPNFLAGQQSIDSGKAVVGITGRYQAGFFPIMMFGLPGAALAIYHCARPENKSKVAGIMLAAAFASFFTGITEPLEFSFMFVAPVLYFLHALLTGFSVFIAASMHWIAGFGFSAGLVDMVLSSRNPLATQWYMLLAQGLVFFVIYYVVFRFTITRFNLLTPGRELAVSGSEVDGYDVSTASAGEKSSDAAVLAQGYLQALGGKANLTGIDACITRLRLNVADSSLVDDAQAKRLGAAGVIRLNKQSVQIVVGTQAESIATALKAEYEKI; translated from the coding sequence GTGAGTACTCTGAGCTATTTACAAAAAGTCGGTCGGGCATTGATGGTGCCTGTCGCGACGCTGCCTGCTGCCGCTATCCTGATGGGGATAGGTTACTGGATTGATCCGGTTGGCTGGGGAAGCGAGAACGCGTTGGCGGCACTCCTCATCAAATCGGGTGAGGCGATTATCGGGCATATGGCCGTGCTGTTTGCCGTCGGTGTCGCGTACGGTATGTCTAAAGATAAAGATGGTGCGGCGGCATTGACCGGTTTTGTTGGTTATCTGGTGCTGACCACGCTGTGTTCACCGGCCGTTGTTGCCATGATCCAACGGATCCCTGTTGAACAGGTACCCGCTGCGTTTGGCAAGATTGAAAACCAGTTCATCGGGATTCTGGTCGGTGTCATGTCTGCTGAGCTGTATAACCGCTTCAGTCAGGTTGAACTGCCTAAGGCGCTGTCGTTCTTCAGCGGACGCCGCTTGGTGCCGATTCTGGTTTCTTTCCTGATGATTCTGGTCGCGTTCATTTTAATGTACGTCTGGCCAGTCATTTACAATGCGCTGGTCGCGTTCGGTGAACATATTCAGCAGTTGGGTTCGGTTGGCGCTGGGGTTTATGCCTTCTTTAACCGCTTGCTGATTCCTGTTGGGCTGCACCACGCGCTGAATTCCGTGTTCTGGTTCGATGTGGCGGGCATCAACGATATTCCTAACTTCCTGGCTGGCCAGCAGTCTATCGATTCTGGCAAAGCCGTAGTGGGGATCACCGGACGTTATCAAGCGGGCTTTTTCCCGATTATGATGTTCGGTCTGCCGGGCGCGGCGTTGGCGATTTATCACTGCGCGCGCCCTGAGAACAAAAGTAAAGTGGCCGGGATTATGCTGGCGGCGGCCTTTGCCTCCTTCTTTACCGGGATCACCGAGCCGCTGGAATTCTCCTTTATGTTCGTCGCACCAGTGCTGTATTTCCTGCATGCGCTGCTGACCGGTTTTTCCGTCTTTATCGCGGCGAGCATGCATTGGATTGCCGGATTTGGTTTCAGTGCTGGCCTGGTGGATATGGTGTTGTCTTCACGTAACCCGCTGGCCACACAGTGGTACATGCTGCTTGCACAGGGACTGGTATTCTTCGTCATTTATTATGTGGTGTTCCGCTTTACTATCACTCGCTTCAATCTGTTAACGCCGGGACGTGAGCTGGCAGTGAGCGGTAGCGAAGTCGATGGCTATGACGTGAGTACGGCGTCTGCGGGCGAAAAATCAAGCGATGCAGCGGTGCTGGCACAAGGCTATTTGCAGGCGCTTGGCGGAAAAGCCAATCTGACTGGCATTGATGCCTGTATTACACGTCTGCGTTTGAACGTGGCAGATTCCTCTCTGGTTGATGATGCACAGGCAAAACGTCTTGGTGCGGCGGGCGTCATTCGTTTGAATAAGCAGAGCGTACAGATTGTTGTGGGTACGCAGGCTGAATCGATAGCGACCGCGCTGAAAGCGGAGTATGAAAAGATATAG
- the pgm gene encoding phosphoglucomutase (alpha-D-glucose-1,6-bisphosphate-dependent): MANHPRAGQPAQQSDLINVAQLTSQYYVLRPEVGNTAHAVKFGTSGHRGSAGRHSFNEPHILAIAQAIAEERKKQGISGPCYVGKDTHALSEPAFISVLEVLAANGVDVVVQLDNGFTPTPAVSNAILVHNRQGGALADGIVITPSHNPPEDGGIKYNPPNGGPADTNLTSVIETRANALLADELRGVKRITLDQALKSGHVHEQDLVQAYVEGLASVVDMAAIQRAGLKLGVDPLGGSGIAYWQRIAEHYKLDLTLVNDAVDQTFRFMSLDHDGVIRMDCSSEFAMAGLLALRDKFDLAFANDPDYDRHGIVTPSGLMNPNHYLAVAINYLFQHRPQWGQSVAVGKTLVSSAMIDRVVADLGRKLVEVPVGFKWFVDGLYDGSFGFGGEESAGASFLRFDGTPWSTDKDGIILCLLAAEITAVTGKNPQQHYDELAQRFGAPSYNRIQASATHAQKAVLSKLSPEQVSASTLAGDPITARLTAAPGNGAAIGGLKVMTENGWFAARPSGTEEAYKIYCESFLGAEHRERIEKEAVEIVSAVLATAK; this comes from the coding sequence ATGGCTAATCACCCAAGGGCCGGACAGCCTGCCCAGCAGAGCGATTTGATTAATGTGGCACAGTTAACGTCACAATATTATGTGCTGCGCCCGGAAGTCGGCAACACAGCGCACGCGGTGAAATTCGGTACGTCTGGCCATCGCGGTAGCGCGGGGCGTCATAGCTTTAATGAACCGCACATTCTGGCGATTGCGCAGGCGATTGCCGAAGAGCGTAAAAAGCAAGGCATCAGCGGTCCGTGCTATGTCGGTAAAGATACTCACGCACTCTCCGAGCCTGCGTTTATCTCCGTGCTGGAAGTGTTGGCTGCCAACGGCGTGGATGTGGTCGTTCAGTTGGATAATGGCTTTACCCCAACGCCTGCGGTGTCTAACGCGATTCTGGTTCACAATCGTCAGGGCGGTGCGCTGGCGGACGGTATTGTGATTACGCCGTCCCACAACCCGCCTGAAGATGGCGGCATTAAATATAATCCGCCGAACGGTGGCCCGGCAGATACCAACCTCACGAGCGTGATTGAGACGCGCGCCAATGCGCTGCTGGCAGATGAACTGCGTGGCGTGAAGCGTATTACGCTGGATCAGGCGTTGAAAAGCGGACACGTCCATGAACAGGATCTGGTTCAAGCCTATGTAGAAGGGCTGGCTAGCGTGGTGGACATGGCGGCGATTCAACGCGCGGGTCTGAAACTGGGTGTCGACCCGCTGGGTGGTTCTGGCATTGCCTACTGGCAGCGTATCGCAGAGCACTACAAGCTGGATTTGACGCTGGTTAACGATGCCGTCGATCAGACATTCCGCTTTATGTCGCTGGATCACGACGGTGTGATCCGTATGGACTGCTCGTCAGAATTCGCTATGGCTGGGCTGCTGGCGCTGCGCGACAAGTTTGATCTGGCGTTTGCCAACGATCCTGACTATGACCGCCACGGTATCGTCACGCCTTCTGGGCTGATGAATCCGAACCACTATCTGGCGGTGGCGATCAACTATCTGTTCCAGCATCGTCCACAGTGGGGACAGTCTGTTGCCGTCGGCAAAACGCTGGTATCCAGCGCAATGATCGATCGTGTGGTCGCTGATTTGGGTCGTAAGCTGGTGGAAGTACCGGTGGGCTTCAAATGGTTCGTTGACGGTCTGTATGACGGTAGCTTTGGCTTCGGTGGTGAAGAGAGTGCGGGGGCTTCTTTCCTGCGTTTCGACGGCACGCCGTGGTCGACGGACAAAGACGGCATCATTCTGTGTCTGCTGGCGGCGGAAATTACCGCCGTGACGGGTAAAAACCCACAGCAGCACTATGATGAGCTGGCACAGCGCTTTGGCGCACCGAGCTACAACCGTATTCAGGCTTCTGCGACACATGCGCAAAAAGCCGTTCTGTCCAAGCTGTCACCTGAGCAGGTATCGGCCAGCACGCTGGCGGGCGATCCCATTACCGCACGCCTGACTGCCGCGCCGGGCAACGGGGCGGCGATTGGTGGCCTGAAAGTGATGACGGAGAACGGCTGGTTTGCCGCGCGTCCTTCTGGTACGGAAGAAGCCTACAAGATCTACTGTGAAAGTTTCCTCGGGGCGGAACACCGCGAGCGAATCGAGAAAGAAGCGGTAGAGATTGTCAGTGCGGTTCTCGCAACGGCTAAATGA